A single region of the Phyllostomus discolor isolate MPI-MPIP mPhyDis1 chromosome 14, mPhyDis1.pri.v3, whole genome shotgun sequence genome encodes:
- the TSEN15 gene encoding tRNA-splicing endonuclease subunit Sen15 isoform X5 produces the protein MEEGGDSEPSPGCSGPRPGGALGGGGAHPWAPEDAWMGTHPKYLEMMELDIGDATQVYIAFLVYLDLMESKSWHEVNCVGLPDLQLICLVGTEIEGEGLQTVVPTSIHASLSHNRTFPSEDDACASGLTLFTRGWI, from the exons ATGGAGGAGGGCGGCGATTCCGAGCCCAGCCCGGGCTGCAGCGGTCCGAGGCCGGGCGGCGCTCTCGGTGGCGGTGGCGCCCACCCATGGGCCCCGGAGGACGCCTGGATGGGCACGCACCCAAAG TACTTAGAAATGATGGAATTAGATATAGGAGATGCTACCCAAGTGTATATAGCATTCCTGGTGTACCTGGACCTCATGGAGA GTAAGAGTTGGCACGAAGTGAACTGTGTGGGGCTACCCGACCTCCAGCTCATCTGCCTCGTCGGCACCGAGATAGAGGGAGAGGGGCTGCAGACGGTGGTGCCCACGTCCATCCACGCTTCCCTCAGCCACAACAG AACATTTCCCTCAGAAGATGACGCCTGCGCTTCGGGGCTGACTTTATTCACACGAGGTTGGATCTGA
- the TSEN15 gene encoding tRNA-splicing endonuclease subunit Sen15 isoform X3: MEEGGDSEPSPGCSGPRPGGALGGGGAHPWAPEDAWMGTHPKYLEMMELDIGDATQVYIAFLVYLDLMESKSWHEVNCVGLPDLQLICLVGTEIEGEGLQTVVPTSIHASLSHNRIREILKASRKLQGDPDLPMSFTLAIVESDSTVVYYRLTDGFMLPDPQNISLRR, translated from the exons ATGGAGGAGGGCGGCGATTCCGAGCCCAGCCCGGGCTGCAGCGGTCCGAGGCCGGGCGGCGCTCTCGGTGGCGGTGGCGCCCACCCATGGGCCCCGGAGGACGCCTGGATGGGCACGCACCCAAAG TACTTAGAAATGATGGAATTAGATATAGGAGATGCTACCCAAGTGTATATAGCATTCCTGGTGTACCTGGACCTCATGGAGA GTAAGAGTTGGCACGAAGTGAACTGTGTGGGGCTACCCGACCTCCAGCTCATCTGCCTCGTCGGCACCGAGATAGAGGGAGAGGGGCTGCAGACGGTGGTGCCCACGTCCATCCACGCTTCCCTCAGCCACAACAG GATAAGGGAGATCTTGAAGGCGTCTCGAAAACTGCAGGGTGACCCAGACTTGCCGATGTCCTTTACTTTGGCCATAGTGGAGTCCGACTCCACCGTAGTCTACTACAGACTCACCGACGGGTTCATGCTGCCGGACCCTCAG AACATTTCCCTCAGAAGATGA